One Etheostoma spectabile isolate EspeVRDwgs_2016 chromosome 12, UIUC_Espe_1.0, whole genome shotgun sequence genomic window carries:
- the tnk2b gene encoding activated CDC42 kinase 1 isoform X3, with protein MGETAEYQRLQETSESDYQRLPSDDEEKLGGSMQCEEGTEWLLELLMEVQLQQYLLRIRDDLNVTRLSHFDYVKNEDLEKIGMGRPGQRRLWEAVKRRKAMCKRKSWMSKVFSGKRPDGGDFPQQGQPASSFRKLSPTPPLGLGDGVLATQPDGVAPLDGQQQALTCLIPEKDLTLFEKLGDGSFGVVKRGEWLTPAGKVLNVAVKCLKTDVLSQPDALEDFICEVNAMHSLDHQNLIRLYGVVLTHPMKMVTELAPLGSLLERLRCVRLQGPVLIHTLCQYAVQVACGMAYLEQRRFIHRDLAARNILLASAHRVKIGDFGLMRALPNNHEHYVMQEHRKVPFAWCAPESLKTRTFSHATDTWMFGVTLWEMFTHGQEPWLGLNGSQILHKIDKEGERLPKPEDCPQDIYHVVLQCWAQKPDDRPTFVALREFLLETMPTDMCALQDFDEPDKLQIQLSDVITIIEGRAENYWWRGQNKRTLKVGPFPRNVVTSVAGLSAHDISRPLKNSFIHTGHGDTNPHRCWGFPDRIDDLYLGNPMDPPDVLAVDPSGARPTQLPGRAKKEPPPRPPQPALLIKKPCYDSVNDDEDLTSAGLKRLSLRKTGSIKGLKLKPAAWVSACKQGGGRTSGSGHNHNSEVSLIDFGEEFPPPTPSPSPVVEIQIPLLAKLALEAENILDRTPSQSPSRSLPRPLHPTPVVDWDARPLPPPPAYDDVAQDEDDMEVSSINSSEQQHEEEQSDVHNPDQAPISGLKGENEALVSRGLDRSGLEDNLFLPSKPTQVLSTSFSQSAEIFQELQQECMRKLNVPTGSATRSSSPSQSSVMSSQNPQTHEGHQQSVFFSTEDRPQVPPRVPIPPRPIKRGDYTSARWSRDLSLSPTPTDTTEDVSGPNRPPQIPPRDLLSQPGSRTPSPMGLVVGSPQQRVYSVSPTTMQAPLSSCPSTHTFGSYLSTSPGKLMPPTHSFASDPKYAAPKVIQAQGKDTASKGPCILPIVRDGRKVSNTHYYLLPERPPYLDRYDRFFREAESLPVSGVEERHVRQVNTATVRPMVVSSQTLQGKGLVQPSEPKANFSSNNNSSLGAPRSGMKTSVSLPRVCSDGLTAAVVVTGSCIRTDGGANSADRLKMVQEAVHGVTIEECQAALQNHNWNVQKAVHYLKVEQLFCLGLRSRSECLKLLEMCDGNLEVASNQLLDNYGSTTKQRW; from the exons gTGTTTAGTGGTAAGCGTCCAGACGGCGGAGACTTCCCCCAGCAGGGCCAGCCGGCCTCTTCCTTTCGTAAGCTGTCTCCCACACCTCCACTGGGTCTGGGGGATGGAGTCCTGGCCACACAGCCCGATGGTGTCGCTCCTCTTGACGGGCAGCAGCAGGCTCTGACCTGCCTTATCCCAGAGAAGGATCTGACGCTGTTTGAGAAGCTGGGGGACGGCTCCTTTGGTGTAGTGAAAAGAGGAGAGTGGCTCACGCCCGCAGGGAAGGTG CTGAACGTGGCTGTGAAGTGTCTGAAGACAGATGTGCTCAGCCAGCCCGATGCTCTAGAGGACTTCATCTGTGAGGTCAACGCCATGCACTCCCTAGACCACCAGAACCTCATTCGCCTCTACGGTGTGGTGCTCACACACCCAATGAAGATG GTGACCGAGCTGGCTCCCTTAGGTTCTCTGCTGGAGCGTTTGCGATGTGTTCGTCTACAGGGCCCAGTGTTGATCCACACTCTGTGTCAGTATGCTGTACAGGTGGCCTGCGGCATGGCCTATCTGGAGCAGAGGCGGTTCATCCACAGGGACCTGGCAGCCAG GAACATCCTGCTGGCCTCAGCTCACAGAGTGAAGATCGGTGACTTTGGCCTGATGAGGGCGCTGCCCAACAACCATGAGCACTATGTCATGCAAGAGCATCGAAAGGTCCCCTTTGCATG GTGCGCCCCAGAGAGTCTGAAGACCAGAACGTTCTCCCATGCTACAGACACTTGGATGTTTGGAGTCACTCTCTGGGAAATGTTCACACATGGTCAGGAGCCTTGGCTGGGCCTCAATGGGAgccag ATCTTGCACAAGATTGATAAAGAAGGCGAACGCCTCCCTAAGCCTGAAGACTGTCCGCAGGATATCTATCATGTTGTGCTGCAGTGTTGGGCTCAGAAACCAGACGACAGACCCACCTTTGTCGCCCTGCGTGAGTTCCTGCTTGAG acCATGCCCACAGACATGTGTGCTCTGCAGGACTTTGACGAGCCTGACAAACTCCAGATCCAGCTCAGTGATGTCATCACTATCATAGAGGGGAG GGCTGAGAACTACTGGTGGCGAGGTCAAAACAAGCGGACCCTTAAGGTCGGACCGTTCCCTAGAAACGTGGTGACGTCAGTAGCGGGTTTATCGGCCCATGACATCAGCCGGCCGCTCAAGAACAGCTTCATCCACACAGGACACGGAGACACCAACCCTCATCGCTGCTGGGGCTTCCCTGACAGGATTGACGA TTTGTACCTCGGTAATCCCATGGATCCTCCTGATGTCCTTGCTGTAGACCCCAGTGGTGCTCGACCCACACAGCTACCAGGACGAGCTAAAA AAGAGCCTCCTCCCCGACCTCCTCAGCCAGCACTGTTAATCAAGA agcctTGTTATGATTCAGTAAACGATGATGAGGATCTGACTTCGGCAGGGCTAAAGAGGTTATCACTTCGGAAAACGGGTTCCATCAAAGGCTTAAAACTGAAACCCGCTGCATGGGTCTCTGCTTGCAAACAGGGGGGTGGCCGGACTTCAGGCTCAGGCCACAACCACAACAGTGAAGTGTCCCTCATTGACTTTGGAGAGGAGTTCCCCCCACCCACACCATCCCCCTCCCCTGTGGTTGAAATCCAGATTCCTTTACTGGCAAAGCTAGCTTTGGAAGCAGAGAACATCCTGGACCGGACTCCATCTCAGAGTCCATCCAGATCGCTTCCCCGCCCCCTTCACCCTACGCCAGTAGTGGACTGGGATGCCCGGCCATTACCCCCACCCCCTGCCTATGACGATGTGGCCCAAGACGAAGACGATATGGAG GTGAGCTCCATCAACAGCTCAGAGCAACAGCATGAAGAGGAGCAGAGTGATGTCCATAACCCAGATCAGGCTCCCATCTCCGGACTGAAGGGGGAGAATGAGGCTCTTGTCTCCAGGGGTCTAGACAGATCAGGCCTGGAGGACAACCTCTTTCTCCCCAGCAAGCCGACCCAGGTTCTGTCCACCTCCTTCTCCCAGTCAGCAGAGATCTTCCAGGAACTCCAGCAAGAGTGCATGAGGAAACTAAATGTACCGACTGGAAGTGCGACACGGTCAAGCTCCCCATCCCAGAGCTCAGTCATGAGTTCCCAGAATCCACAAACCCATGAGGGGCACCAGCAGAGTGTCTTCTTCTCCACTGAGGACAGACCCCAGGTCCCCCCACGTGTCCCTATACCCCCTCGCCCCATAAAGAGGGGTGACTACACATCTGCTCGCTGGTCAAGGGATCTTTCCCTGTCACCTACGCCAACAGACACCACAGAGGACGTTTCAGGCCCAAACCGGCCACCTCAGATTCCTCCCAGGGACCTTTTGTCCCAGCCGGGCTCCAGGACTCCCAGCCCCATGGGCCTGGTAGTGGGCTCCCCCCAGCAGAGAGTCTACTCTGTCAGCCCCACAACCATGCAGGCTCCTCTTAGCTCCTGCCCTTCCACACACACCTTTGGCTCCTACCTCTCCACCTCTCCAGGTAAACTCATGCCTCCCACGCACAGCTTTGCCTCAGATCCTAAATATGCTGCACCCAAAGTGATCCAGGCGCAGGGGAAGGACACCGCCAGCAAGGGCCCCTGTATCCTCCCCATCGTCCGCGATGGACGTAAAGTCAGTAACACACATTATTACCTACTGCCGGAGAGGCCCCCATACCTCGACCGCTATGACCGCTTCTTCAGGGAGGCAGAGAGCCTGCCTGTCAGCGGTGTGGAGGAAAGGCATGTACGGCAAGTTAACACTGCCACTGTCAGACCCATGGTGGTCAGCAGCCAGACTCTCCAGGGAAAGGGGCTTGTCCAGCCGAGCGAGCCGAAGGCTAATTTCTCCTCCAACAATAACAGCAGTCTGGGAGCACCCCGATCAGGGATGAAGACATCAGTTAGTCTCCCTCGCGTCTGTTCAGACGGGCTGACAGCAGCGGTGGTGGTCACTGGTTCTTGCATCAGGACAGATGGAGGAGCGAACTCAGCTGACAGGCTCAAAATG GTGCAGGAGGCAGTTCACGGTGTCACAATAGAGGAGTGCCAAGCCGCCCTCCAGAACCACAACTGGAATGTCCAGAAAGCTGTGCATTATCTAAAG GTGGAGCAGTTGTTCTGTTTGGGCCTGAGGAGCAGGTCAGAGTGTCTAAAGCTGCTGGAGATGTGTGACGGGAACCTGGAGGTGGCTAGCAATCAGTTGTTAGATAACTATGGATCCACAACAAAACAGAG ATGGTGA
- the tnk2b gene encoding activated CDC42 kinase 1 isoform X1 — MGETAEYQRLQETSESDYQRLPSDDEEKLGGSMQCEEGTEWLLELLMEVQLQQYLLRIRDDLNVTRLSHFDYVKNEDLEKIGMGRPGQRRLWEAVKRRKAMCKRKSWMSKVFSGKRPDGGDFPQQGQPASSFRKLSPTPPLGLGDGVLATQPDGVAPLDGQQQALTCLIPEKDLTLFEKLGDGSFGVVKRGEWLTPAGKVLNVAVKCLKTDVLSQPDALEDFICEVNAMHSLDHQNLIRLYGVVLTHPMKMVTELAPLGSLLERLRCVRLQGPVLIHTLCQYAVQVACGMAYLEQRRFIHRDLAARNILLASAHRVKIGDFGLMRALPNNHEHYVMQEHRKVPFAWCAPESLKTRTFSHATDTWMFGVTLWEMFTHGQEPWLGLNGSQILHKIDKEGERLPKPEDCPQDIYHVVLQCWAQKPDDRPTFVALREFLLETMPTDMCALQDFDEPDKLQIQLSDVITIIEGRAENYWWRGQNKRTLKVGPFPRNVVTSVAGLSAHDISRPLKNSFIHTGHGDTNPHRCWGFPDRIDDLYLGNPMDPPDVLAVDPSGARPTQLPGRAKKEPPPRPPQPALLIKSKSGFSQQLLTHCSCPLCSLLAPLLKEPCYDSVNDDEDLTSAGLKRLSLRKTGSIKGLKLKPAAWVSACKQGGGRTSGSGHNHNSEVSLIDFGEEFPPPTPSPSPVVEIQIPLLAKLALEAENILDRTPSQSPSRSLPRPLHPTPVVDWDARPLPPPPAYDDVAQDEDDMEVSSINSSEQQHEEEQSDVHNPDQAPISGLKGENEALVSRGLDRSGLEDNLFLPSKPTQVLSTSFSQSAEIFQELQQECMRKLNVPTGSATRSSSPSQSSVMSSQNPQTHEGHQQSVFFSTEDRPQVPPRVPIPPRPIKRGDYTSARWSRDLSLSPTPTDTTEDVSGPNRPPQIPPRDLLSQPGSRTPSPMGLVVGSPQQRVYSVSPTTMQAPLSSCPSTHTFGSYLSTSPGKLMPPTHSFASDPKYAAPKVIQAQGKDTASKGPCILPIVRDGRKVSNTHYYLLPERPPYLDRYDRFFREAESLPVSGVEERHVRQVNTATVRPMVVSSQTLQGKGLVQPSEPKANFSSNNNSSLGAPRSGMKTSVSLPRVCSDGLTAAVVVTGSCIRTDGGANSADRLKMVQEAVHGVTIEECQAALQNHNWNVQKAVHYLKVEQLFCLGLRSRSECLKLLEMCDGNLEVASNQLLDNYGSTTKQRW, encoded by the exons gTGTTTAGTGGTAAGCGTCCAGACGGCGGAGACTTCCCCCAGCAGGGCCAGCCGGCCTCTTCCTTTCGTAAGCTGTCTCCCACACCTCCACTGGGTCTGGGGGATGGAGTCCTGGCCACACAGCCCGATGGTGTCGCTCCTCTTGACGGGCAGCAGCAGGCTCTGACCTGCCTTATCCCAGAGAAGGATCTGACGCTGTTTGAGAAGCTGGGGGACGGCTCCTTTGGTGTAGTGAAAAGAGGAGAGTGGCTCACGCCCGCAGGGAAGGTG CTGAACGTGGCTGTGAAGTGTCTGAAGACAGATGTGCTCAGCCAGCCCGATGCTCTAGAGGACTTCATCTGTGAGGTCAACGCCATGCACTCCCTAGACCACCAGAACCTCATTCGCCTCTACGGTGTGGTGCTCACACACCCAATGAAGATG GTGACCGAGCTGGCTCCCTTAGGTTCTCTGCTGGAGCGTTTGCGATGTGTTCGTCTACAGGGCCCAGTGTTGATCCACACTCTGTGTCAGTATGCTGTACAGGTGGCCTGCGGCATGGCCTATCTGGAGCAGAGGCGGTTCATCCACAGGGACCTGGCAGCCAG GAACATCCTGCTGGCCTCAGCTCACAGAGTGAAGATCGGTGACTTTGGCCTGATGAGGGCGCTGCCCAACAACCATGAGCACTATGTCATGCAAGAGCATCGAAAGGTCCCCTTTGCATG GTGCGCCCCAGAGAGTCTGAAGACCAGAACGTTCTCCCATGCTACAGACACTTGGATGTTTGGAGTCACTCTCTGGGAAATGTTCACACATGGTCAGGAGCCTTGGCTGGGCCTCAATGGGAgccag ATCTTGCACAAGATTGATAAAGAAGGCGAACGCCTCCCTAAGCCTGAAGACTGTCCGCAGGATATCTATCATGTTGTGCTGCAGTGTTGGGCTCAGAAACCAGACGACAGACCCACCTTTGTCGCCCTGCGTGAGTTCCTGCTTGAG acCATGCCCACAGACATGTGTGCTCTGCAGGACTTTGACGAGCCTGACAAACTCCAGATCCAGCTCAGTGATGTCATCACTATCATAGAGGGGAG GGCTGAGAACTACTGGTGGCGAGGTCAAAACAAGCGGACCCTTAAGGTCGGACCGTTCCCTAGAAACGTGGTGACGTCAGTAGCGGGTTTATCGGCCCATGACATCAGCCGGCCGCTCAAGAACAGCTTCATCCACACAGGACACGGAGACACCAACCCTCATCGCTGCTGGGGCTTCCCTGACAGGATTGACGA TTTGTACCTCGGTAATCCCATGGATCCTCCTGATGTCCTTGCTGTAGACCCCAGTGGTGCTCGACCCACACAGCTACCAGGACGAGCTAAAA AAGAGCCTCCTCCCCGACCTCCTCAGCCAGCACTGTTAATCAAGAGTAAGTCTGGTTTCTCTCAGCAGCTCCTCACCCATTGCTCCTGCCCTCTCTGTTCCCTCCTAGCACCACTCCTCAAAG agcctTGTTATGATTCAGTAAACGATGATGAGGATCTGACTTCGGCAGGGCTAAAGAGGTTATCACTTCGGAAAACGGGTTCCATCAAAGGCTTAAAACTGAAACCCGCTGCATGGGTCTCTGCTTGCAAACAGGGGGGTGGCCGGACTTCAGGCTCAGGCCACAACCACAACAGTGAAGTGTCCCTCATTGACTTTGGAGAGGAGTTCCCCCCACCCACACCATCCCCCTCCCCTGTGGTTGAAATCCAGATTCCTTTACTGGCAAAGCTAGCTTTGGAAGCAGAGAACATCCTGGACCGGACTCCATCTCAGAGTCCATCCAGATCGCTTCCCCGCCCCCTTCACCCTACGCCAGTAGTGGACTGGGATGCCCGGCCATTACCCCCACCCCCTGCCTATGACGATGTGGCCCAAGACGAAGACGATATGGAG GTGAGCTCCATCAACAGCTCAGAGCAACAGCATGAAGAGGAGCAGAGTGATGTCCATAACCCAGATCAGGCTCCCATCTCCGGACTGAAGGGGGAGAATGAGGCTCTTGTCTCCAGGGGTCTAGACAGATCAGGCCTGGAGGACAACCTCTTTCTCCCCAGCAAGCCGACCCAGGTTCTGTCCACCTCCTTCTCCCAGTCAGCAGAGATCTTCCAGGAACTCCAGCAAGAGTGCATGAGGAAACTAAATGTACCGACTGGAAGTGCGACACGGTCAAGCTCCCCATCCCAGAGCTCAGTCATGAGTTCCCAGAATCCACAAACCCATGAGGGGCACCAGCAGAGTGTCTTCTTCTCCACTGAGGACAGACCCCAGGTCCCCCCACGTGTCCCTATACCCCCTCGCCCCATAAAGAGGGGTGACTACACATCTGCTCGCTGGTCAAGGGATCTTTCCCTGTCACCTACGCCAACAGACACCACAGAGGACGTTTCAGGCCCAAACCGGCCACCTCAGATTCCTCCCAGGGACCTTTTGTCCCAGCCGGGCTCCAGGACTCCCAGCCCCATGGGCCTGGTAGTGGGCTCCCCCCAGCAGAGAGTCTACTCTGTCAGCCCCACAACCATGCAGGCTCCTCTTAGCTCCTGCCCTTCCACACACACCTTTGGCTCCTACCTCTCCACCTCTCCAGGTAAACTCATGCCTCCCACGCACAGCTTTGCCTCAGATCCTAAATATGCTGCACCCAAAGTGATCCAGGCGCAGGGGAAGGACACCGCCAGCAAGGGCCCCTGTATCCTCCCCATCGTCCGCGATGGACGTAAAGTCAGTAACACACATTATTACCTACTGCCGGAGAGGCCCCCATACCTCGACCGCTATGACCGCTTCTTCAGGGAGGCAGAGAGCCTGCCTGTCAGCGGTGTGGAGGAAAGGCATGTACGGCAAGTTAACACTGCCACTGTCAGACCCATGGTGGTCAGCAGCCAGACTCTCCAGGGAAAGGGGCTTGTCCAGCCGAGCGAGCCGAAGGCTAATTTCTCCTCCAACAATAACAGCAGTCTGGGAGCACCCCGATCAGGGATGAAGACATCAGTTAGTCTCCCTCGCGTCTGTTCAGACGGGCTGACAGCAGCGGTGGTGGTCACTGGTTCTTGCATCAGGACAGATGGAGGAGCGAACTCAGCTGACAGGCTCAAAATG GTGCAGGAGGCAGTTCACGGTGTCACAATAGAGGAGTGCCAAGCCGCCCTCCAGAACCACAACTGGAATGTCCAGAAAGCTGTGCATTATCTAAAG GTGGAGCAGTTGTTCTGTTTGGGCCTGAGGAGCAGGTCAGAGTGTCTAAAGCTGCTGGAGATGTGTGACGGGAACCTGGAGGTGGCTAGCAATCAGTTGTTAGATAACTATGGATCCACAACAAAACAGAG ATGGTGA
- the tnk2b gene encoding activated CDC42 kinase 1 isoform X4 produces the protein MQCEEGTEWLLELLMEVQLQQYLLRIRDDLNVTRLSHFDYVKNEDLEKIGMGRPGQRRLWEAVKRRKAMCKRKSWMSKVFSGKRPDGGDFPQQGQPASSFRKLSPTPPLGLGDGVLATQPDGVAPLDGQQQALTCLIPEKDLTLFEKLGDGSFGVVKRGEWLTPAGKVLNVAVKCLKTDVLSQPDALEDFICEVNAMHSLDHQNLIRLYGVVLTHPMKMVTELAPLGSLLERLRCVRLQGPVLIHTLCQYAVQVACGMAYLEQRRFIHRDLAARNILLASAHRVKIGDFGLMRALPNNHEHYVMQEHRKVPFAWCAPESLKTRTFSHATDTWMFGVTLWEMFTHGQEPWLGLNGSQILHKIDKEGERLPKPEDCPQDIYHVVLQCWAQKPDDRPTFVALREFLLETMPTDMCALQDFDEPDKLQIQLSDVITIIEGRAENYWWRGQNKRTLKVGPFPRNVVTSVAGLSAHDISRPLKNSFIHTGHGDTNPHRCWGFPDRIDDLYLGNPMDPPDVLAVDPSGARPTQLPGRAKKEPPPRPPQPALLIKSKSGFSQQLLTHCSCPLCSLLAPLLKEPCYDSVNDDEDLTSAGLKRLSLRKTGSIKGLKLKPAAWVSACKQGGGRTSGSGHNHNSEVSLIDFGEEFPPPTPSPSPVVEIQIPLLAKLALEAENILDRTPSQSPSRSLPRPLHPTPVVDWDARPLPPPPAYDDVAQDEDDMEVSSINSSEQQHEEEQSDVHNPDQAPISGLKGENEALVSRGLDRSGLEDNLFLPSKPTQVLSTSFSQSAEIFQELQQECMRKLNVPTGSATRSSSPSQSSVMSSQNPQTHEGHQQSVFFSTEDRPQVPPRVPIPPRPIKRGDYTSARWSRDLSLSPTPTDTTEDVSGPNRPPQIPPRDLLSQPGSRTPSPMGLVVGSPQQRVYSVSPTTMQAPLSSCPSTHTFGSYLSTSPGKLMPPTHSFASDPKYAAPKVIQAQGKDTASKGPCILPIVRDGRKVSNTHYYLLPERPPYLDRYDRFFREAESLPVSGVEERHVRQVNTATVRPMVVSSQTLQGKGLVQPSEPKANFSSNNNSSLGAPRSGMKTSVSLPRVCSDGLTAAVVVTGSCIRTDGGANSADRLKMVQEAVHGVTIEECQAALQNHNWNVQKAVHYLKVEQLFCLGLRSRSECLKLLEMCDGNLEVASNQLLDNYGSTTKQRW, from the exons gTGTTTAGTGGTAAGCGTCCAGACGGCGGAGACTTCCCCCAGCAGGGCCAGCCGGCCTCTTCCTTTCGTAAGCTGTCTCCCACACCTCCACTGGGTCTGGGGGATGGAGTCCTGGCCACACAGCCCGATGGTGTCGCTCCTCTTGACGGGCAGCAGCAGGCTCTGACCTGCCTTATCCCAGAGAAGGATCTGACGCTGTTTGAGAAGCTGGGGGACGGCTCCTTTGGTGTAGTGAAAAGAGGAGAGTGGCTCACGCCCGCAGGGAAGGTG CTGAACGTGGCTGTGAAGTGTCTGAAGACAGATGTGCTCAGCCAGCCCGATGCTCTAGAGGACTTCATCTGTGAGGTCAACGCCATGCACTCCCTAGACCACCAGAACCTCATTCGCCTCTACGGTGTGGTGCTCACACACCCAATGAAGATG GTGACCGAGCTGGCTCCCTTAGGTTCTCTGCTGGAGCGTTTGCGATGTGTTCGTCTACAGGGCCCAGTGTTGATCCACACTCTGTGTCAGTATGCTGTACAGGTGGCCTGCGGCATGGCCTATCTGGAGCAGAGGCGGTTCATCCACAGGGACCTGGCAGCCAG GAACATCCTGCTGGCCTCAGCTCACAGAGTGAAGATCGGTGACTTTGGCCTGATGAGGGCGCTGCCCAACAACCATGAGCACTATGTCATGCAAGAGCATCGAAAGGTCCCCTTTGCATG GTGCGCCCCAGAGAGTCTGAAGACCAGAACGTTCTCCCATGCTACAGACACTTGGATGTTTGGAGTCACTCTCTGGGAAATGTTCACACATGGTCAGGAGCCTTGGCTGGGCCTCAATGGGAgccag ATCTTGCACAAGATTGATAAAGAAGGCGAACGCCTCCCTAAGCCTGAAGACTGTCCGCAGGATATCTATCATGTTGTGCTGCAGTGTTGGGCTCAGAAACCAGACGACAGACCCACCTTTGTCGCCCTGCGTGAGTTCCTGCTTGAG acCATGCCCACAGACATGTGTGCTCTGCAGGACTTTGACGAGCCTGACAAACTCCAGATCCAGCTCAGTGATGTCATCACTATCATAGAGGGGAG GGCTGAGAACTACTGGTGGCGAGGTCAAAACAAGCGGACCCTTAAGGTCGGACCGTTCCCTAGAAACGTGGTGACGTCAGTAGCGGGTTTATCGGCCCATGACATCAGCCGGCCGCTCAAGAACAGCTTCATCCACACAGGACACGGAGACACCAACCCTCATCGCTGCTGGGGCTTCCCTGACAGGATTGACGA TTTGTACCTCGGTAATCCCATGGATCCTCCTGATGTCCTTGCTGTAGACCCCAGTGGTGCTCGACCCACACAGCTACCAGGACGAGCTAAAA AAGAGCCTCCTCCCCGACCTCCTCAGCCAGCACTGTTAATCAAGAGTAAGTCTGGTTTCTCTCAGCAGCTCCTCACCCATTGCTCCTGCCCTCTCTGTTCCCTCCTAGCACCACTCCTCAAAG agcctTGTTATGATTCAGTAAACGATGATGAGGATCTGACTTCGGCAGGGCTAAAGAGGTTATCACTTCGGAAAACGGGTTCCATCAAAGGCTTAAAACTGAAACCCGCTGCATGGGTCTCTGCTTGCAAACAGGGGGGTGGCCGGACTTCAGGCTCAGGCCACAACCACAACAGTGAAGTGTCCCTCATTGACTTTGGAGAGGAGTTCCCCCCACCCACACCATCCCCCTCCCCTGTGGTTGAAATCCAGATTCCTTTACTGGCAAAGCTAGCTTTGGAAGCAGAGAACATCCTGGACCGGACTCCATCTCAGAGTCCATCCAGATCGCTTCCCCGCCCCCTTCACCCTACGCCAGTAGTGGACTGGGATGCCCGGCCATTACCCCCACCCCCTGCCTATGACGATGTGGCCCAAGACGAAGACGATATGGAG GTGAGCTCCATCAACAGCTCAGAGCAACAGCATGAAGAGGAGCAGAGTGATGTCCATAACCCAGATCAGGCTCCCATCTCCGGACTGAAGGGGGAGAATGAGGCTCTTGTCTCCAGGGGTCTAGACAGATCAGGCCTGGAGGACAACCTCTTTCTCCCCAGCAAGCCGACCCAGGTTCTGTCCACCTCCTTCTCCCAGTCAGCAGAGATCTTCCAGGAACTCCAGCAAGAGTGCATGAGGAAACTAAATGTACCGACTGGAAGTGCGACACGGTCAAGCTCCCCATCCCAGAGCTCAGTCATGAGTTCCCAGAATCCACAAACCCATGAGGGGCACCAGCAGAGTGTCTTCTTCTCCACTGAGGACAGACCCCAGGTCCCCCCACGTGTCCCTATACCCCCTCGCCCCATAAAGAGGGGTGACTACACATCTGCTCGCTGGTCAAGGGATCTTTCCCTGTCACCTACGCCAACAGACACCACAGAGGACGTTTCAGGCCCAAACCGGCCACCTCAGATTCCTCCCAGGGACCTTTTGTCCCAGCCGGGCTCCAGGACTCCCAGCCCCATGGGCCTGGTAGTGGGCTCCCCCCAGCAGAGAGTCTACTCTGTCAGCCCCACAACCATGCAGGCTCCTCTTAGCTCCTGCCCTTCCACACACACCTTTGGCTCCTACCTCTCCACCTCTCCAGGTAAACTCATGCCTCCCACGCACAGCTTTGCCTCAGATCCTAAATATGCTGCACCCAAAGTGATCCAGGCGCAGGGGAAGGACACCGCCAGCAAGGGCCCCTGTATCCTCCCCATCGTCCGCGATGGACGTAAAGTCAGTAACACACATTATTACCTACTGCCGGAGAGGCCCCCATACCTCGACCGCTATGACCGCTTCTTCAGGGAGGCAGAGAGCCTGCCTGTCAGCGGTGTGGAGGAAAGGCATGTACGGCAAGTTAACACTGCCACTGTCAGACCCATGGTGGTCAGCAGCCAGACTCTCCAGGGAAAGGGGCTTGTCCAGCCGAGCGAGCCGAAGGCTAATTTCTCCTCCAACAATAACAGCAGTCTGGGAGCACCCCGATCAGGGATGAAGACATCAGTTAGTCTCCCTCGCGTCTGTTCAGACGGGCTGACAGCAGCGGTGGTGGTCACTGGTTCTTGCATCAGGACAGATGGAGGAGCGAACTCAGCTGACAGGCTCAAAATG GTGCAGGAGGCAGTTCACGGTGTCACAATAGAGGAGTGCCAAGCCGCCCTCCAGAACCACAACTGGAATGTCCAGAAAGCTGTGCATTATCTAAAG GTGGAGCAGTTGTTCTGTTTGGGCCTGAGGAGCAGGTCAGAGTGTCTAAAGCTGCTGGAGATGTGTGACGGGAACCTGGAGGTGGCTAGCAATCAGTTGTTAGATAACTATGGATCCACAACAAAACAGAG ATGGTGA